One Myxococcaceae bacterium JPH2 genomic window, GCCAAGGAATTCGGCCGGTCGTGGAACAAGGTGGCGCGAACGGACCGCGCCATAGGCTCGGTGGCGCGAACGGACCGCGCCATAGGCTCGGTGGCGCGGGCGGACCGCGCCATAGGCTCGGTGGCGCGAACGGACCGCGCCACGGGCTCGGGGTTACAGCGTGAGCAGGAATCCGAGCAGATCATCCCGCTCCTCCGGAGTCAGTGCCGAGGCGTTGCCGTGACGCGGCCCCGACATGTCGAGCACGGCGCGCAGCGCGAAGCGCGAGCCCACCGTCAAATGGTCTCCCTCCACCGCGTAGCCCGCGGCGCCGCTGGTGAGCATGGGCCAGATGTCCCACGCGCCCACCAGCGAGGGCGGCGCCGCGCCCACCACCTGGTCCTGCATCTCCAAGCGCAGGGGCAGCGCCACGGGCGTGCCCACATCCAGGTACTGGCCTCGCGTCGCGGGTGACTCGTCCAGCGTGTAGAGCGGTGCGGGGTGACAGGCGACACAGCCTCCCTTCCCCTCGAACAGCTCTCGCCCGCGCGCGGGGTGACCCGTGCGCCCATCTGGCAGCGGAACCTCGTCCCGAGGGGCGCCGGCCGCGTCCCGGTAGGGATTGGGCGGCGTGGTCATGAGCGAGGTGAAGAGCGCGAGCGCCTCCACCTCCTCCTCGGTGGGGTTGGGATTGTGGAAGCGGTTGCGCCCGCCCACCGTGCGCGCCGTCTCCGCGATGCTGTGCGTGCTCGCGGGCGTGAAGTACGGCGGGGTGTCGCGGCTGCCCAGCGCCGTGGTGGAGCGGTAGATACGCATGGGCCGCGTCTTCTCGTAGAAGACGCCCCCGGTGTGCCCCTCCAGATGACACGCATCGCAGCTCATGCCGGTGCGCCCCAGGTCCGCGTAGTAGAGCACCTGACCCAAGCGGCGCCGGGCCTGCGCGCGCGGCGACTCCACGGGGAGCTGGCGCAGCACGCGCGCCCCTCCCTTGCGGGCCTCGCTCACGTCCACCACCGCCACTGTGTGCGTGAAGCGGTTGAGCACATAGAGCGTGCGCCCATCCGGAGACAGCGCGAGCGCGCGCGGTCCCGAGTGCAGCTCATCTCCCGCGCGGCCCTTCGTCGACAGGTCGCTCGCGGGACGGATCCGCGGCGTGCCCTCAGGAGGAGGAATGGCCAACTCCTGGAGGACCGCGCCGCGCGCCGCCTCGTCGCTCGTCACCAGGGCCTTCACGTCGAGCACGCGCACGCGCCCCAGCGCCACATCCGCCGCGTAGAGCAGCCCCGCCGCGTCGTCCAGCGCGAGCCCTTCCGTGATGCCCGCGCCGAAGCCTCGGTGCCGCACCATCTGGCGCCGCGCGGGGTCCAGCACCGCCACGCCGCTGTTCGCGCTCACCTCCATGCGCTGGGCGTTGGGCCCCACGTTCGGCCCCAGGCTCGCCATGAAGACACGCGCCCACTTCGCGCTGGCCACGAGCGCGCGCGGCGCCTTGCCGCCCATCACCTGCGCGCGAAACGGCTCGGTGTTGCCGCCCACGATGGAGACGCCGGGCCGCGGCACCACCGTGCCCACCTCCGCGCCGTCCTCCTCACGAAGCAGCACCACTTGCCCGGTCTGGAGACTGCCCACCGACAGCAGCCCCTGGAGCCGCGCGAGCGCGCGCGGGTTGGGGTCCACCGGCGTCACCCAACGCTCGCGGCCATCGTCCAAGCCCACGGCGCGCACGGTGTCGCGGATGTGCTCGGCCACGAAGGCCACGCCGCGCGCGCCATCCACCTCCAGGCCTTCCGCTCCCTCGGGGGCGGGAAGGATGCGGGGCGCCTGGTCCAGCGCATCCAGCGCGTACAGCCGCAGCTCCGGTGCGAAGCGGTGCGCCACACCGAGCCACGCACGTCCCGCCGCGTCCTTCCACGTCGCGAGCGCGCTGGGACCGTCCGCTGTCGCGAGCGACACCACGCGCCCCTGCTCCACGTCCAGCGCGTACACGGTGTCGGTGGGAGGCGAGGCGATGAACAGCGTGCGGCCATCCGGCGAAGACACCATCGCCGCGAGGTCCGCGAACGCCGCGTCGTTCACCACGGTGAGCCGCGCCGACCCTTCTGGCGCGGGGCCCGCGTCCGCCGCGAGCGTCACGTCCACCACGGCCTGGGGCAGCTCGGCATCCAGCCCGACCTCCGCGGGCAGGCGCGCATAGGCATGACGCGCATCGACGACCGCGAGCGGAAGCTGGCGCGAGAGCGGGGCGCCCAGGGCCAGCTTCAACCCCGGCACCAGGTTCTCGCCGTACACCGCCAACGGCTGTGATGTCTGATTGCTGGTGAGCTTGGGCCCCACCGACACGAGCCTCGGACGAGGTCCCGCCAAGGGGGGCGAGGAAGACACCCCCGACGCGGGCGTGGCGCCGCGCAGCATGAAGAAGCCCGTGGCGCAGAGCACCAGCGCGAGCGCGCAAAGCACCACTCCATTGCGAAAACCACCCATCACGATGACTCGGAGCCTCCGCGCGACAGCATCCACCATCCCTCACGATGCCGCGATGACTTCGGTTGCATCTGCTCACATGAATTGCAAGCGGCGCATGAGGATTCTCACGCCACCTTTCCAGTCGGCTGGCAATCCTGGCCGCTCAGCGTGGAGCGTCCGCCACACTGGGGTGGAGTGCCCCCCACACTTGATCCCACGCACACGTCACGCGGCACGGGACTGTGCGTTGACAGCTTGGGGCGCGCATCGCTTAACCTGCCGATGATGCGACGCTTCCTTCTCTTCTCCGCCGTCGCCGTTGCGCTCGGCTTCGGACCGCTCCCCACCGCCAGCGAATCTTGGGCTCAGGGGCGGACTCGCTCACCTCGAACCGCGAAGGCCGCCAAGCCCGTGTCTGGCAAGGCACCCAAGAAGGGGGGCAACAAGACGCCGCCGCGCATCGAGCCGCGCGCGGGCTCCGCTGTGAATGACCCAGTGACGGGTGACGCGGCCACCGCCTCGGCCGCTCCGCCACAGCGCGGACCGGCACGCATCGACTTCGATGACCGGCTCATCCAAGGCCAGACAAACAAGTCCGGTGCCGTGTATCTGTATGACCGCAAGGAGCTGAAGACCCGGTCGATGATCCGCGAGCGCGAGAGCTTCCGCTCGGAGACGCTCGCCACGGTGTACGACCAGTAGGGCGGCGGCGCCCACCAGCCCTCGAAGGGAGCGTCACCGTTGAGCGGTCAGCCCACTGTCCTGCAAGTCGTTATCCTCCGCGACGGCCTCCTCGTGGGCACGGAGGTGTTCATCCCTGGCACGTACGCGCTGGGCTCCGACCCGTCGTCTGATTTGCGATTGGACGACCCCACCGTGGGGCCGCGCCACGCAGTGCTCTATTTCCAGAACGGGCGCACCGCCATCCAGGACGCGGGCTCCGCCACGGGCGTCTTCGTCAACGGCCACCGCGTGTCCGCGTGTGAGATCCGCTCCGTGGACGAAGTGCTGTGCGGACCCTTCGTCCTGAAAACACGCGTGCTCGCGCAGCGCCCGCCCGAGGCCAAGCCTCAACCGCCGCCCGAGGTCGCCGCGCTGTTGGGCAGCCCTGCACCCGCGCCCGGCGCGCCGCAGCCGCCCGCGGCCGCGCGGCAGCTTCGCCCCACGCCGAGCCCGGTGCCTTCGGCGTCTCAGCCACTGGCGGCCACCGTCCCCGCCGCGCGCGTTCCGCTTTCCGTCCGCCCGCCCGCCGAGGCGCCCCAGGCCCCCGTCGCCGCGCCGCCTCCGGCACCGCCCGCCATGGCGCCCGTGCGCGCCGCGCCGCAGCCGATTCCCACGCCGCAGCCCACGCACGCGCATCCGCAACAGCCGATGCACGCACAGCAGCAAGCGCATGCACAGCAGCAGGCGATGCATGCGCAGCAGGTGCAGCAGCAGGCGATGCATGCGCAGCAGGTGCAGCAGCAGGCGATGCACGCGCAACAAGTGCAGCAGCAAGCGATGCACGCACAGCAGGCGATGCACACGCAGCAGCAGGCGATGCACGCGCCACAGCCGCAGCCCATCGCGCCGGTGCCCCCCAACACCGTGCCGTCCGTGCGCCGTCGCTCCTCGCCGGAGCCCGAGCCCACGGAGTCCGGGCTGCTCCTCGCGGATGATCTCCTGGCGGACATGCCGCCCATGCCCGTGGCGCAGGATGACGGGCCGCTGCTGCGCGAGACCGCGCTCCCTGCTCGGCCCACGCATGCGCCGCGCATCGAGGGCGGCAAGGGCGCAGCGCAGCTCTACCTGGAGCTGTACTGGGGCGCCGTGCGCCGCGACGCGCGCCGCTTCGCTCCCGACGCGAAGAAGCCCGTGCTGGCCTCGCAGGACGAGACCGCGCCCATGCCGCTGTGGGGCTTCACCTTGCCCCAGCAGGACGCGGCCTTCGTCCTCGCCGAGTCGCGCAACGGCGCCTTCCGCCTCTACGTCCCGCCCGGCACGGACATCGAGAAGTCCGGCTCGGATGGTCGCTTCGCGCCCGTCACCACCGCGGCGCTCGAGTCCGATGGCAGCCGTCGCTTCATCACCTTGCGCCAGGGCGCCGCCGCGCGGCTCACCCAGGGCCAGATGTCGCTGGTGGCCTACTCCGCCCTCGTGCCCGAGCGCGTCTTCGTCAATCCGCTCAAGGGCCTGCCGTGGCTGACGCTCGCGCTCCTCGCCATCTTCGGCGGTGGGCTCGGCTCGTTCATCGTCACGCGCCCCAAGCGCTCGGACACCGCGGACTTCACGCAGAAGAACCTGCCGCCCGTGGCGCTGCGCCTCATCGCGCCGGAGCCCAAGAAGAAGGAAGAGGCGAAGAAGAAGCTGGAGGCCATCAAGAAGAAGGCCGAGCCCGTCAAGGAGAAGGTCGTCGAGAAGGCTCCGCCCAAGCCGGTGAAGGAAGTGGCTCCGCCGGTGAAGCCTCCCCCTCAAGTGGAGAACAAGGCCCTCAAGGCGCTCGCGAAGCTGTCCGCCGCGGGCCCTCCGGCCAATGACCTGCTCGCCGCGGTCGACAAGCTGGGCAGCGGCCCCGGCAGCAAGAACGTCAAGACCTCCAACTACAAGCTGTCCGGACTCATCGGGAAGGCGCCCATCGCCAACGCGGGCACCGGCATCTTCGGGCTCGGCGGTGGAGGCAAGGGCGGCGGCGCCACGCTCGGCGCGGAGCTGCTGCGCGGCAAGGGCGGCGGCGGAATCGGCGCGCTCGGCGCGGGCAGCGTGGGCAAGGGCGCGGTCGGCGGCACCGTCACGCGCGCCACCGCGCGCAGCATCTCGTCCGCCCAGGGCACCGTGGATCGCGAGGCCGTGGCCAAGGTCATCAACAGCCACTTGCAGGACGTGCACTCCTGCTACGAGCGCGCGCTGCTCAAGGACCCCGGACTCGCCGGCAAGGTCGTCCTGGAGTGGAGCATTGGCCTCAACGGCAGCGTGACGTCCGCGAAGACCAAGTCCTCCACCCTCCGCAATGCCTCCGTCGAGGCCTGCATCCTCAGCAGCTTGAAGACGTGGACCTTCCCCGCCCCCAAGGGCGGCATTGTCATCATCACGTATCCCTTCCTCTTCAACTCGGTTGGCTACTGACGCGGGGTCCCCCTCCCCTCGCCACGGCCCGCCACCCGCCAGGAAACACCCCACCGTGCGATCCGTTCTGCTCATCCTCCTGTGCCTGGTGCCCGGCTTCGCGCGCGCGCAGGCCGAGGCGCTCGAGAATCCCGGCACCGTCTCCGCGGTGCAGGACCGGCTCTACCGCATGCACCACGAGCTGACGCTCGGCGTGGGCGTGCTGCCCGCTGACGCCTTCTACAAGGGCTTCGTCGGCGCGCTCGGCTACACGTACCACTTCAGCGACACGTTCGCGTGGCAGGTGGGCCGGGGCATGTACAGCTACAACGTGCAGACGGGCCTGCGCCGTCAGCTCGAGCGCGACTTCGACGTGGCGCCCACCGCCACCGCGTTCGAGGACCAGGTGCAGTGGATGGTGGGCTCGGACCTCGTGTGGAGCCCGCTGTACGGCAAGACGTCCATCCTCAACAGCAGCGTGGTGCACTTCGAGGCGTTCCTCCTGGGCGGCGGCACCGTGGTGAAGGTGCACCGCTCCGACGGCTTCCGCCCCGCCATCAACCTGGGCGTGGGCCTGCGCATGTTCTCCGGGAAGACGGTCTCGTTCCGACTCGACGTGACGAACAACGTCGTGTTCGCGGGCACCTCCCGCATCATCAACGTCCCCACTGTTCAGCTGGGCACCGCGTTCAACTTCGGCGCCACGGAATGACACCCCGCCCTCTCATCGCCGCCGCGCTTGCGAGCGCCGCGCTGCTCGTGTTCCCACCGGCCGCCTCCGCCGCCGTCCCAGACGGTGGGCTGGCCATGCCCCCGCCCCCCACGGGCACCACCACGCGCGCCAACGCGTCACCGGCGGACGCCGGCACGCCCCCGCCCGCCGATGGTGGCACCCCCTCGACCGCCGCCGAAGCGCCTCCCCCTCCGCCCAAGAAGGTGGAGGCCGGCGTCTTCGACCAGGCGCTTCAGGACTACTTCGCCGGCAAGCCGCGCGCCGCCGCGGGCCCGCTGTATGCGTGGCTCCAGGCCACGCCCCGCACGGACGAGAACTACGCCTGGGGTCAGTACTTCCTCGCGCGCAGCCTCATCGACCTGGGCCTCACCCACGCGGGCGCGTCCTATCTGGCGCGCATCGCGCGGGAGCGCACCAACCCCAACGTGCTGCCGCGCGCGCTCGACGTGCTCAAGGACCTCACCGACCGGCCGCACGACGAGGTGATGATCGACGAGCAGGTCTTCGGCGCGCTCGACCTGGGCTTCCTCCCGGACGAGACGGGCGCCTATGCCCACTATCAGCAGGGCATGGTGGACCTGCGCGTGGGCAACGAGCGATGGGCCAACACGCACTTCTCCAAGCTGCCAGAAACCTCCTCCGAGGCCAGCCGCGCCAAGTTCGCGCTGCTCGTCACGCGGCTGCGCCAGGTGAAGGACCCCTCGGACGAGATGGTGAAGGACTTCCTCGGCCTGTCCGAGGACGACAAGCTCACCCGCGACGCGCGCAACGAAGCGGCGCTCGCCGTGGCGCGCCTGCGCTACGAGCGCAAGGACTACCCCGGCGCGCTCGAGGCCTACGGCAAGGTGAAGCTGCCGGAGTTGGACCCTGGCCGCGCCAGCCTCTACCTGGAAGAGGCGTGGACCCGCTACAAGCTGGGTGAGATCCGCGCCGCGCTGGGCATCCTCACCACCCTGGATGCGCCGTCCTTCCGCGACGAGTTCCTCCCGGACAAGTACCTCCTGCGCGCGCTCATCTTCCGCGACCTGTGCCAGTACCTGCCCGCCAAGCGCGCCGCCAAGGAGCTGACGCGGCGCTACGCGGACTCGCTGGAGTCCGTGCGCGGACGCGACGACCTGACGCAGGACGTGCGCCTGCGCCGGGCCGCCAATGCCCACGGTGGCACGCGCCGCGCCGCGCGCTTCGTGGAGGTGTTGGACCTGGAGGGTGAGCGACTGGGCCGCTACGCCGGCAGCTTCGGCGACCGCCTCTTCGCGCACCTCACCAAGCTGTATGACCTGGCCCA contains:
- a CDS encoding outer membrane beta-barrel domain-containing protein codes for the protein MRSVLLILLCLVPGFARAQAEALENPGTVSAVQDRLYRMHHELTLGVGVLPADAFYKGFVGALGYTYHFSDTFAWQVGRGMYSYNVQTGLRRQLERDFDVAPTATAFEDQVQWMVGSDLVWSPLYGKTSILNSSVVHFEAFLLGGGTVVKVHRSDGFRPAINLGVGLRMFSGKTVSFRLDVTNNVVFAGTSRIINVPTVQLGTAFNFGATE
- a CDS encoding AgmX/PglI C-terminal domain-containing protein, with protein sequence MSGQPTVLQVVILRDGLLVGTEVFIPGTYALGSDPSSDLRLDDPTVGPRHAVLYFQNGRTAIQDAGSATGVFVNGHRVSACEIRSVDEVLCGPFVLKTRVLAQRPPEAKPQPPPEVAALLGSPAPAPGAPQPPAAARQLRPTPSPVPSASQPLAATVPAARVPLSVRPPAEAPQAPVAAPPPAPPAMAPVRAAPQPIPTPQPTHAHPQQPMHAQQQAHAQQQAMHAQQVQQQAMHAQQVQQQAMHAQQVQQQAMHAQQAMHTQQQAMHAPQPQPIAPVPPNTVPSVRRRSSPEPEPTESGLLLADDLLADMPPMPVAQDDGPLLRETALPARPTHAPRIEGGKGAAQLYLELYWGAVRRDARRFAPDAKKPVLASQDETAPMPLWGFTLPQQDAAFVLAESRNGAFRLYVPPGTDIEKSGSDGRFAPVTTAALESDGSRRFITLRQGAAARLTQGQMSLVAYSALVPERVFVNPLKGLPWLTLALLAIFGGGLGSFIVTRPKRSDTADFTQKNLPPVALRLIAPEPKKKEEAKKKLEAIKKKAEPVKEKVVEKAPPKPVKEVAPPVKPPPQVENKALKALAKLSAAGPPANDLLAAVDKLGSGPGSKNVKTSNYKLSGLIGKAPIANAGTGIFGLGGGGKGGGATLGAELLRGKGGGGIGALGAGSVGKGAVGGTVTRATARSISSAQGTVDREAVAKVINSHLQDVHSCYERALLKDPGLAGKVVLEWSIGLNGSVTSAKTKSSTLRNASVEACILSSLKTWTFPAPKGGIVIITYPFLFNSVGY